DNA from Helicoverpa zea isolate HzStark_Cry1AcR chromosome 22, ilHelZeax1.1, whole genome shotgun sequence:
TGTTTCCGGCGAGGCTGCGGGTTTATTCGAAACAGTTAACGCGGCTATGGTACACAAAGACCATTAATGGGTTGCCTTGTATGTGCCATCAAtctaaatccaagatggcggcaaAAATGCATGATGGCGGATcaatatgttttataataaaccaATTTGCATATAGTGATAATTATGGTGATGTTCTATCACCAAAAAAGGGGTATTTATTACCTTCTTCCCCTTCATATGCGAGGGCAGGTCATGTACCATAGTGAGGGTTGCGGAGAACACAAAATTCTGTCTAGCGGCGCGGCGTTCTTCGTCAACGTTCAGTCGCTCTAGTAAAGGAGTTAGCTCTTCAAAATGGCCGCGCTCTATCATGCGGTCTGTTTCGTCTATTGCTAGGAACCTGGAAAAAAGGGATCTAGATTAGCTTCATAtgttaaatttaataaaaaggctTTACCTACGTCAAAGTGAACTTTTTTCTGTACCCAGGTAAAACAACTTGACTCCACTTTATTCATCAGTTTGGTATAAAAAAGATTGTGGTGGTATGacagcagagagtaaagctcatcatacctcgcagtAAAGGGAagatcctccgaccggacaggagttttgtccggtgggctactgcccgacagttgttgtcggggtgatctatcTGTGTTCACTGTGCGCGtgaacactgcatgtgcgatgcaggatagtTGTTGAAAGTTGCGTCGACgaatgtgtagatggcggtgttgtCAGTTGTAGTACCGCTACATCAAGAtcataaagaggatttttttttgtttgtaccccaaaatttccaaaattattgaaacgttttgaaaaattctttcgatATAACACTATTCCCAGGTGACAGGCTACATTTGGTTCCAGGTGTGTGAACTCTCAAAACTATACCATAGACAACCTATAAAAAGATACATGCTGAGGCTAAACTAATGACTTACTTGACAGAGTCCAGCTGCTGCAGATGCGGCTGGCCCTGGGTGATGAGCTCCCACAGGCGGCCGGGAGTCGCCACCACCACCTCGGGCCCGCAGCGGAGCACCCGCTCCTGTTTCACGGCTGCCATGCCGCCTACTATCGTTGCTACTCTTATACCTGACCGGAAAAAGAAAGGTTGTATGTTTTTAATGTGCAAAAAATGCACGCGTTTGAATCCGAGGATACCGTTATTTTTTGACAATTAATGTATACTATATTTGTTaccgttttaattaatgttttgctAGCAGTTCCTCGCGGTTGCCTATGTGAATCTGGGAAGACAAAccattctatttttgaaaaaattaacaaatccAGATTCACATTTTTTCATCACATTACATATGTACATCCACCTATACATACAAACCTTTCCACTTTATTAATAATAGCTACTTCTCCCGATTTACACCGCATCTCGAGAAAACTGCTTCCCTTACTCGGATAGAATACCCTGTAGCAGTGTAGCTTCCTATCTTTCTTTTGGATTTTCTAGTAATTATTAGTAAAGAAGTATAGATTTTCTCTCAAAACATAGAGACCtagtaaacaattttatatgtataacccTATTTAGAACAAATAAACATTCCTGATTTCCATTATAATCTCATTACATACCTGTATATTTAGCTGCAGCTATCAAATGCCTACTGATCTGTATAGCAAGTTCCCTGGTAGGCGTGAGTATTAGCGCGAACAACGGCTTGCCGGTCCTCACTGACACGTGTCCCGGGATTTCTATGTTATCTACCACTTTCACGCAGCCTAtacctgaaaataaatagtttaagaaAGTTagaagttagaaaaaaaattgcctacagCTAATTGGGTAACTTTTGACCCTCCTCTGTAAATTAGGACTTCAaatagtatcatcatcatcatcatctcagccataggacgtccactgctaaacataggcctcccccttagatctccacggATACCAAATAGTATATTATGTATGAAACTTTGACTATCTTTGTGCAAAACATTTTCAGTAGTCTTGGCGTGAAAGAGCATCAGACTTAGtttcgcatttttaatattattaaattcgtctaaaatacgtataaaataagttaaattgaAGCAATAATCTAAAATTGACCTTAGTTGCTTACCTTGTTCATTTTCATTTCCTTCATCGGGAACATCACTATTTTCTTCAATTTCTTCATCATCCACCtcagcttcatcatcatcatcatcatctgcttctAAATCTTCCTCACTCTCTTCATCATCTACGTCACTTTCTTGATCATCATTTTCATCACTCTCAACTTCCCCTTCAATTTCATCATCCCCACTagcattttcatcatcatcatcatcatcgctaGTTTCAGCCAAATCATCAGAATCCAACATATCTGACAGATGAATATAATTCTCATCATCATCGCTGTCATTTCCTTCGTCAGCAGAATTCTCTCTTTTTCTCACCGGTACTTCTATTTCTTCTAAATAATCATCATCTGTGTAATTGTCTTGCTTTGGTTTTGTAAGTTCAGATTCATCATTACTCTCAACTCCACTGCTGTAGCCATCTTCAGAAGATTCTTTATCTTTACCTTTGGGTGGTACTACTTCTTTCACTTCTTTCTTTTTGTCATTGAATCTTTTCCTATCTTTCCTCTTAAATCTTTGTTTCTTGTCATCTTTTGGTTCAGGATTTGTTTTCTTAGCGGATGATTTTTTGAATGGTATGTCATAGATATCAAGGTTTTTGAGTTCAGCTTTTTCTTTTAGTTTGAGGATTCCAGATAGGATTGGTAGACCGAAAGCTAATGTTTTACCACTACCGGTTTCTGCTGCACCGAGGATATCTCTTCGTCCTGTTGaaagtaaataggtatttacaATTAATTGGTATTTTCTTGAATTTTCATAGTTTGACAAATCTTTAATCTCTTACttaacatattaattgaatctTTTATATTCATTACGGATTATTTTGTTGAAGGATACTCATAGGTTTTGAAATATGAAAAGActgaattacaaaaaaaaaacctaaaataattCTTAAGACTAGAAAGACCAAGGCAGTCAAATTGACGGTAAGGCAATTTCattgttaaatatttcacaaactatttctttgtttcttttcatattttatgtttttttctaatttgCTACTGTTTAGCTaaatctacattaaaaaaaaaattacatatgtaTGCAATCGCATTGACAGTGCGCGgccttatagttcggccattcagagaatgcgttcctgacacgtcgcgattgaactgacgacgtaactacattcattgattattgatataataatgttgttttaatgctcctcaattgttaaaacggtaaacaaccagcaaaaatatttttatcgtaactgcaacgccattgcaaagttacgtcgtcagttcaatcgcgacgtgtcaggaacgcattctctgaatggccgaactatagtcggtAGAGCATGAAGCCCGGTCCTTCTAGTGTGAAATTCTACAATTTAACAAAGTTCTAGAAAACCATATTTACCATGAATAGCCGCTGGCAATGTCAACTGCTGTATTTTCGTCGGCTGTTTGAATCCCAGCTCCGTCAAAGCCCTTATTATTGGTTCCGGCAATTTAAACTCGGCCCAAGTCAGCATATCTTCTGGAGTCAACTCTGACGTAGACTGCGGTAAGTCCCCTAACTTGGCTTTCACTTTTTTGGGAACATTTTCACTACCTTTCACAGAAtcggtagctttattatttttgttcttagatttcttattttttgttttagttggaGCTTGCGAGTCATTATTCTCTGTATTGTTTTTTAGTTCTGTTGTTTTCTTGttcttgtttttcttatttttgtttttgttccttTTTTGTTTACTGTTGGCTAAAGATGGTGCGGTTACGTTACATGATTCTACAATGAAACCATTGTCTAGTTTTACTTTTTTGCTCGGTACTTCTTGCGGTAAGCTTTCAGAAGATTTACgtttcttcttttcttttttctgttcatttttttctttctgtGTAGGTTTCTCTGGTTtgagtttttctttttgtttgttctgaaaaaattaagtataagtttcataatgttgaaattatgttggttggttggttggctgttttttttatacagttTAAAACAATTGTTGTGCAATATTGTTCAATTCAGTTTTATTTCAGCAAAAGAtttattagatattttataatttaaatacctaagaATGATACATAACTGCAAGGCAAAGCACGTATTCTTAATGTTGTTCTCATGCAGTACGAGTAAAAGAATACAACCAATGCTTCTAGCAACcactcaattttattataaaatctcaTTAAGATAATCCAGGGAACAGAACACGTGAGCCAGTAgagaattattataattttagtactGATCAAAAAGGTTATAACCGAAGTAAACATACCTTTTTAGACCGCTTTTCTTTATCAAAACTATAGTCTGTGCACTCTTCCAACCCCACAAATCCTTGGAATTTGTCGGTCATGGACGCGGGAAAACCATCCAGCGCCACCGACTCCCATTTCATGTTATTCAGTTTCTTACtcattttaatacatttaattcaaaattcgTAAAAGACGTGTTATTTTGACTAAAATAACCTCAAATTACTGCGCAATGTGACTTTGACGTTGACATGACCGTTCGGAAATTGAGGTTGACAGTTGCTGTAGAATATAAATCCTATTCCTTTAGAGGTTGAGCAGAGATGAATATTATAATGAACTACATGAAAAAATAACACagtattctagttttcaaacAGTATTCTAGCTACTACGTCCTTGTAGAGACACGTGTAAGTATTTATGGCAGAGTGCAAGGTAAGCAAAAACGTGTGACAGCGTGAGCTATGCGAGGCACGGACAGTTACTGCGCACTGGTCTGAGTCAACGGTTCTCTCTGGGGGTTTACGCGAAATATATCCGGCATCCGAACACCGTGTTTCTCTCCCACTGCACCCCCGACCAGACGAGGCAGTACTCAATTATGGATTCAACTCAACAAACGATATCTAAAAGCTCAAAGATCCAACTAGAGTCCAGGAAAAATAACGATAAACACCGCAACTCTCTTTGATAATGCTGGCCAAGAGGTCTCACGTTTGGGTACCTATAGGTCCATAATTTTCAAagatgtaggtacttagtattatttgatttcaaatagtACTACTACTtttactgtgtttcggatggcacgttaaactgtaggtcccggctgtcattgaacatccttggcagtcgttacgggtagtcagaagccagtaagtctgacaccagtctaaccaaggggtatcgggttgcccgggtaactgggttgaggacgtcagataggcagtcgcttcttgtaaagcactggtattcagctgaatctggttagactggaagccgaccccaacatcatcatcctccgagccttttcccaactatattttgaagccgaccccaacatggttgggaaaaaggctcggaggataatggATGTAATCGAATCGTACCAGTTTTGTTATTAAGACTAGTTGGTATGTTTTTAGCATACGtactttttacacgctttttattagcttcacctgtatgtttgtatgtttgtaggtttgtaaccgacttctttgggcgcgattttgacccactttaaacggccagatttcgtttaaactttgtagatttattgaggaccgatgacaatacactaatttgataaaattattccatttttaaccgacttcccaaaaaggaggaggttacacatacacatcgattactccgaggtttatagaccgatctacgtgattctttttttgttcgactcggaatagctgccagttggtcccatagtcatcaggtcaggatctgatgatggaaaccctgagaaatcgagggcaaccttcgaaagttgtaggcatatatagggtaaaaacttgacactcaggtgtacgcctaaaagcactattcaactgtgaagatttggagctgacttgatgatggagaccagagagggtccagggaactcgacaactgaatatgtaaactacctcgtgtttgggcttaaattatttgtattgacaagacctttgcaacagtgaaggtttggagctgacctgatgatggagaccagagaaagtcgagggaactcgacaactgaatatgtaaacctcgtgtttgggcttaaactatttgtattgacaaaacctatgcaacagtgaaggttgggagctgacctgatgatggagaccagagaaagtcgagggaactcgacaactgagtaaataaacaaataaactgaatatgtaaaatacctcgtttggacttatattctttgtattgatgagaacttcccacttgtatggatagtgacaactattcgtaatatcacccgtgtcgtcacgtcacgcaccaaatcctcaaccatcaagagaccaacatccaaaatatgtttttgtaagactttaatataccagcttagaacagtgcacagatgaggttttatttatcatcaccccatcttgtgtactagtaggtcagcagatcacctagtagcttagctaggaaacaacagtcgataaggcaggactcgttgttaatttttatttccaataattatctttagccgttttctctaatattgtcaaatttttgtatactaaagagaattttaattctacaaaacaaataatagtttataaaaaactaaatctacttaaaaaaaaaaaaaaaaaaacaaactaaaaaacagaaaatgcaaaatatcttgattcctttaactaacaaggctataatactaaaaatagttgccaaaataaggcgaaaaatttttttcgatcgtaaagcactctctgatgcttcgcatcacgagtcgtgcaatagtttaaaattaaaaagctattataaataatccaaactaaaaagtagaaaataaataatagtttaaaaaaactaaaaaacacgctttttatagaaaaccgaactaaaaatagcaaataaattttaatgaatttaaattaagaaaatagtgttcaaaatatttaaaaaagcgtggggtgcatggtgtcaatagttataaatattttattgacagatatgagtagagtgattttcatttcgatatgaccttaaaaagcaccccacgcttttttaaatattttgaacactattttcttaatttaaattcattaaaatttatttgctattttttagttcggttttctataaaaagcgtgttttttagttttttttaaactattatttattcctaTGTGTTCACCATAATAGGGCTTTCACACTGGTGGATTTTCTTCTCGGTTTTTCAAAGCGACAAACAAACAATGGACTTGGTAGGTACtgtaattactttaaaaaccGCGCGAGATATGTTTGAAGAatggaaaatccgctagtatgataGCACTGTGACTTCAATTAATTTCCATACCTATCTATTACCTACTTAGACCAAATATGTAATTCAGGTTTGGTTCACCTGAATTATTTGAGATgctaagtaattaataattcatGCTCGTACCTGTTGTCAAGTGTTTTTCACtttctttttttatctatttttatggACATTATCTAATCGATACCCACTTATACGTAATTTAGATTAGATAGTGAGAGATATTGGTAGATTTAAATGCATAGCGAGGTCAGTTGATGACCCAAAGACCGTTCCAGGGGGTTAATTGGTAATTAAAGTGgtagataataatatacttataaaCCACATTTATAATTAGCAATGGGCAGTAGCACGCACTTAGACATTAGagagataataaattattatagtttataaattatgattactaataaattttataaagaggaaaactttgtttgtttgtttgtttgtgatggataaactaaaaaactactgaatcaatttaaaaaattctttcaccattagaaagctgcaTTATCTGAGAGTAAcacagtttatattttatatttttatcccggtacgggcacgggacgcgggtaaaccCCCAGGAaaacgtaataaataattattaaaggaATTCCTACCACAAAACCagtttatgtaatttattatcCTTTTCTTGTAAGTAGATTAAGGTCTCAGCTTAGTTTATATATATTGCAGTTTCAGAATGTTTCACATTCACTCTTGTATTTAAAACCAGCCTTCAGGCTTCAGTTAccacaataaataaactgacattttgaaaaaaaaaacttgtttttggGGCCTTTCTTTGAGCGTTGGAGCTTCAGTATCACTTTCAAACAATTTTACAGCCtgtattatcaaaatatattttgaaaaatatcaagattgttttaaaatacGAAAGTGTTAAGTGAGTATTCACTTACGCACTTGTGTTATCtgcattacaaataaatatctttctAATCTAGtaatctttgtttgtttgattgtgtATAATATAACGTGTAGATAGTGTTTTGTTCTCAAATTATATCATGGATTGGCAACGGGCAGTTGTTTTAAGGTAAGTAgataaattaagtattttggTTTATTGACACTCGGGAACAGTTATCCTAAGTGCACCTAACGGccgatcatcatcctccgagcctttttcccaatcatgttggggtcggcttccagtctaa
Protein-coding regions in this window:
- the LOC124641140 gene encoding DEAD-box ATP-dependent RNA helicase 13, with product MSKKLNNMKWESVALDGFPASMTDKFQGFVGLEECTDYSFDKEKRSKKNKQKEKLKPEKPTQKEKNEQKKEKKKRKSSESLPQEVPSKKVKLDNGFIVESCNVTAPSLANSKQKRNKNKNKKNKNKKTTELKNNTENNDSQAPTKTKNKKSKNKNNKATDSVKGSENVPKKVKAKLGDLPQSTSELTPEDMLTWAEFKLPEPIIRALTELGFKQPTKIQQLTLPAAIHGRRDILGAAETGSGKTLAFGLPILSGILKLKEKAELKNLDIYDIPFKKSSAKKTNPEPKDDKKQRFKRKDRKRFNDKKKEVKEVVPPKGKDKESSEDGYSSGVESNDESELTKPKQDNYTDDDYLEEIEVPVRKRENSADEGNDSDDDENYIHLSDMLDSDDLAETSDDDDDDENASGDDEIEGEVESDENDDQESDVDDEESEEDLEADDDDDDEAEVDDEEIEENSDVPDEGNENEQGIGCVKVVDNIEIPGHVSVRTGKPLFALILTPTRELAIQISRHLIAAAKYTGIRVATIVGGMAAVKQERVLRCGPEVVVATPGRLWELITQGQPHLQQLDSVKFLAIDETDRMIERGHFEELTPLLERLNVDEERRAARQNFVFSATLTMVHDLPSHMKGKKVTKHGKILNRKIEKMTPQQKINRLVKLIGMTDIKVVDITTHNSGTAENLTESRITCALEHKDAYLYYIIKRHPGRTIVFCNSIGSVKRLAQLFTLLKCRPLPLHASMPQRQRIKNLERFRDDPHGILIATDVAARGLDIPNISHVIHYTLPRTAEGYVHRSGRTARASAEGLTILIMDPSEAYSYVKMCRTLNKTSDIPTFPVESAVLTPLKELMVVARELDALELKKRRSAQAQGWKERAAREMDIIIDDDDVPVKQVDSSIEKALKAKRRQLDAMLSRPIYPRGFSFKYPTLNDVTAFQSSEENALQVMKKAIESGQLKKEKRKTKNAPLLQLQKKLKQ